Proteins encoded by one window of Microtus pennsylvanicus isolate mMicPen1 chromosome 18, mMicPen1.hap1, whole genome shotgun sequence:
- the Arpin gene encoding arpin, protein MSRIYHDSVLRNKPVQSVRLPGSWDPAAHQGGNGVLLEGELVDVSRHSILDAHGRKERYYVLYIRPSCIHRRKFDSKGNEIEPNFSATRKVNTGFLMSSYKTEAKGDTDRLTLEVLKGLVNKPDLLELTERLTPEQTVAFWMPESEMEAMELELGTGVRLKTRGDGPFIDSLAKLELGTVTKCNFAGDGKTGASWTDNIMAQKSSQRDTVEIREQGDGAEDEEWDD, encoded by the exons ATGAGCCGCATCTACCACGACAGTGTCCTCCGCAACAAGCCGGTGCAGAGCGTACGACTGCCGGGGTCCTGGGACCCCGCCGCCCACCAGGG AGGAAATGGCGTCTTGCTAGAGGGGGAGCTGGTGGATGTATCTCGGCACAGCATCTTGGATGCTCATGGCAGGAAG GAGCGCTACTATGTGCTGTATATCCGGCCCAGTTGTATCCACCGACGGAAGTTTGactccaaaggaaatgaaatcgaGCCCAACTTCAGTGCCACCAGGAAGGTGAACACAGGCTTCCTCATGTCATCTTACA AGACAGAAGCTAAGGGGGACACTGACAGGCTCACGCTCGAGGTGCTGAAGGGCCTGGTGAACAAGCCAGACCTGCTGGAGCTGACAGAGAGGCTCACCCCAGAGCAGACGGTGGCATTCTGGATGCCGGAGTCAGAGATGGAGGCCATGGAACTCGAACTGGGGACTGGAGTGCGGTTGAAAACTCGGGGTGATGGTCCCTTTATCG ATTCCTTAGCCAAACTGGAGCTGGGGACTGTGACCAAGTGTAATTTTGCTGGTGATGGAAAGACAGGGGCATCCTGGACAGACAACATCATGGCCCAAAAGTCCTCACAGAGGGACACAGTGGAGATCCGAGAGCAAGGAGATGGAGCAGAGGATGAGGAATGG GATGACTGA